In one window of Pseudoalteromonas sp. N1230-9 DNA:
- a CDS encoding nuclear transport factor 2 family protein — protein sequence MKKLTLVFISLILSFSTSANDKFTADQLIEKAKAFVSAKNARQQPNTTTKEIDHYISLLSDNFIDEHVKFKFTYTYKTKLRSDMVGKLKDEVINSNIEINEIMVGANVVFIKMTEMGKVKPAHLDKTIEYTKTNIVSLEFNESGLIKHIRRHHG from the coding sequence GTGAAAAAATTAACTTTAGTATTCATATCCCTTATTTTATCTTTTTCAACTTCTGCAAATGACAAGTTCACGGCAGATCAGTTAATCGAAAAAGCAAAGGCATTTGTATCAGCCAAAAATGCACGCCAACAACCAAATACAACCACTAAAGAGATTGACCATTATATATCGCTATTATCTGATAATTTCATCGATGAACATGTTAAGTTTAAGTTTACGTATACTTATAAAACAAAACTCCGTTCAGATATGGTTGGTAAACTAAAAGATGAAGTTATAAACAGCAATATTGAGATAAACGAAATTATGGTAGGGGCTAATGTTGTTTTTATTAAAATGACTGAAATGGGTAAAGTTAAGCCTGCACATTTAGATAAAACCATTGAATATACTAAAACTAATATTGTCTCATTAGAATTCAACGAATCAGGTTTAATAAAGCATATCCGCCGACACCACGGTTAA